From Solanum lycopersicum chromosome 8, SLM_r2.1, the proteins below share one genomic window:
- the LOC101267144 gene encoding phospholipase A1-Igamma1, chloroplastic, translated as MKAIHLPLVTHLHHHDLDPNKNRVPVVYAYQDVKTSKKSNRLGEKLSNLLNIQKNDPTRSNLNDIHEDKANTPTMSPKEDISDRWCDIHGVQEWEGLLDPLHPFLRREIVKYGEFAQATYDALDIDSFSEYCGSCMYNSHKLFDKLGLNKSGYRVTKYIYAMSQIDMPQWLERSKLTYTWSKDSNWIGFVAVSDDEESRRIGRRDIVVAWRGTVTPSEWYENMQRKLESIGHMDSKVEHGFLSIYTSKCDSTRYNKSSASQQVMKELKTLVEFYKTKGEQVSLTITGHSLGGALALLNAYESAANFPKLPISVISFAAPRVGNIAFRDELYQMGVKILRVTVKQDLVPRMPGIVLNESLQKFDDLTGTLEWIYTHAGTELKLDVRSSPYLKRGFNFIGIHMLETYLHLVDGFVSSTSTFRSNAKRDVALVNKACDMLVDELRIPTCWYQLAHKGLECNSYGRWVRPKRHPEDIPSPTREQLL; from the coding sequence ATGAAAGCAATCCACCTCCCCCTTGTCACACATCTCCACCATCACGACCTTGACCCAAACAAAAATAGGGTTCCCGTGGTCTATGCCTACCAAGATGTCAAAACCTCCAAGAAATCAAATAGGCTTGGTGAAAAATTGTCAAACCTTTTAAACATTCAAAAGAATGATCCTACTCGTTCTAATTTGAATGATATTCACGAAGACAAGGCCAACACACCTACCATGTCACCTAAGGAGGACATATCGGATCGATGGTGCGATATTCATGGTGTTCAAGAATGGGAAGGACTTCTTGATCCACTCCACCCTTTCCTTCGCCGAGAAATTGTAAAATATGGTGAATTTGCTCAAGCAACTTATGATGCATTAGATATTGACTCATTCTCTGAGTATTGTGGAAGTTGCATGTACAATAGTCATAAATTGTTTGACAAGTTAGGACTTAACAAGAGTGGCTACAGAGTTACAAAGTACATATATGCTATGTCACAAATAGATATGCCCCAATGGCTTGAAAGATCAAAATTGACATACACATGGAGCAAAGATTCAAATTGGATTGGTTTTGTGGCAGTGAGTGATGATGAAGAATCGCGACGAATTGGGAGGAGAGATATTGTTGTGGCATGGAGAGGCACAGTGACACCTTCAGAATGGTATGAAAATATGCAGAGGAAATTAGAGTCAATTGGACATATGGACTCAAAAGTAGAACATGGTTTTCTTAGTATTTACACATCTAAGTGTGATTCAACTAGATACAACAAATCAAGTGCCTCACAACAAGTCATGAAAGAATTGAAAACATTGGTAGAGTTTTACAAAACAAAAGGTGAACAAGTTAGCCTCACAATAACAGGACATAGCCTAGGGGGTGCACTTGCTCTACTAAATGCTTATGAATCAGCAGCAAATTTTCCAAAACTTCCAATTAGTGTTATTTCATTTGCAGCCCCAAGAGTTGGAAATATTGCATTTCGCGATGAGCTTTACCAAATGGGAGTCAAAATTTTACGTGTTACAGTGAAACAAGACTTAGTCCCTCGAATGCCCGGAATAGTATTGAATGAAAGTCTACAAAAGTTCGACGATCTTACTGGGACATTAGAGTGGATTTACACACATGCTGGCACTGAATTGAAGCTTGATGTTAGGTCTTCACCTTATCTTAAAAGGGGGTTCAATTTTATAGGGATTCATATGCTTGAGACATACCTTCATTTAGTAGATGGTTTTGTGAGTAGCACTTCAACATTTAGGTCTAATGCTAAAAGGGACGTGGCACTAGTGAACAAGGCATGTGATATGCTTGTAGATGAATTAAGAATTCCTACTTGTTGGTACCAATTGGCCCACAAGGGGTTAGAGTGTAATTCTTATGGTAGATGGGTAAGGCCCAAAAGACATCCAGAAGATATTCCTTCACCTACTAGGGAACAACTGTTATGA